One Ignavibacteriales bacterium genomic region harbors:
- a CDS encoding tetratricopeptide repeat protein: MKKYSLLLIISLLIISCSKTSDQEYLDQSNKLLTENKIPEAVKSLETLLNEYPESNLAPKALVQLAGIYQNQQIEGLTSKKSLEKAEQYYYQVYEKYPNSEEAPLALFQAGILLDDALKNYDEATKIYNLFLEKYPNDKHAVIVKQSLDIMGIDPNDIINKKEAAKD, encoded by the coding sequence ATGAAAAAGTATTCTCTTTTATTAATAATTTCTTTACTTATTATTTCGTGTTCAAAAACTTCAGATCAGGAATACCTTGATCAATCAAATAAATTGCTTACCGAAAATAAGATTCCTGAAGCTGTAAAATCATTGGAAACGCTATTAAATGAATATCCAGAGAGCAACCTAGCCCCAAAAGCATTGGTTCAATTAGCTGGAATATACCAAAATCAACAAATAGAAGGTTTAACTTCTAAAAAATCTTTAGAAAAAGCTGAACAATATTACTACCAGGTTTATGAGAAATATCCTAATAGTGAAGAAGCTCCTTTAGCACTATTTCAGGCAGGTATTTTACTTGATGATGCATTGAAAAATTATGATGAAGCAACCAAAATTTATAATCTTTTTCTTGAAAAATATCCAAATGATAAACACGCAGTAATTGTTAAACAATCTTTAGATATTATGGGCATTGATCCAAATGATATTATTAATAAAAAAGAAGCTGCTAAAGATTGA
- a CDS encoding T9SS type A sorting domain-containing protein, translated as MIAAVANGWFAMGMSSRDNSATFFITFDGWAQANPPSLFINYEYVTPVELTSFAATTDNKNVNLNWSTATELNNSGFQVERSSGSEYQVVGFVAGHGTTTEVQNYSYSDKNVDAGTYTYRLKQVDFDGTFEYSNAIEVEVLGVKEFALGQNYPNPFNPSTKINFSLAVDSKVSLKIFDVLGQEVATLINGQLAAGSQEVSFNASSLNSGVYFYRIDASGIDGQKFSSVKKMILTK; from the coding sequence TTGATAGCAGCAGTAGCAAACGGTTGGTTTGCAATGGGAATGTCATCAAGAGATAACAGTGCAACATTCTTTATAACATTTGATGGATGGGCTCAAGCAAATCCACCTTCACTTTTTATAAATTACGAGTATGTTACACCAGTTGAATTAACATCATTTGCAGCAACCACAGATAACAAGAATGTAAATTTAAATTGGTCAACAGCAACTGAATTGAACAACAGCGGCTTCCAGGTAGAAAGAAGCAGTGGAAGTGAATACCAGGTTGTAGGATTTGTGGCAGGCCACGGAACAACAACAGAAGTTCAAAACTATTCATACAGTGATAAAAATGTTGATGCAGGCACTTATACATACAGACTAAAACAAGTAGATTTTGATGGAACATTTGAATATTCAAATGCCATAGAAGTTGAAGTATTAGGCGTAAAAGAATTTGCATTAGGTCAAAACTATCCAAATCCATTCAATCCAAGTACAAAAATAAACTTTAGTTTAGCAGTAGACAGCAAAGTAAGCTTAAAGATATTTGATGTATTAGGACAGGAAGTAGCAACATTGATAAATGGACAATTAGCAGCAGGAAGCCAGGAAGTTTCCTTTAATGCAAGTTCATTAAATAGTGGTGTATATTTCTACAGAATAGATGCAAGTGGAATAGACGGACAGAAGTTCAGTTCAGTAAAGAAGATGATTTTAACAAAATAA
- a CDS encoding T9SS type A sorting domain-containing protein, which translates to MSKSFRLLNLSFLSLVMLIFSSQSYTQDVTNNQFGPAPHNKISDLGGQNVTIPIEANTGYGNDAIAGPFVSVPVPSGTPVSTVGGNFSAAFLAGADFDANGVYYACTYGGALGASTLITVDLSTGAPTLVGTITGITQYPTSLAFNKANSTWYYGETDGVTSKLFTIDITTGAATLVGTITGVAGLIGMAIDCDGNAYGVDISTDQLYSINLSTAVPTAIGSLGFDASYAQDCDFDAATGTLYLAAYNVTSSAGELRTANLTTGATTLVTSWGAVEIAGFAIDNTCGLPCPVGQSSNPSPASGTTGVDVNAPGNATWTNGANTTQVEVFFGPVGNVVSVYSGTPITSLAIPSPLLYATTYQWRVVCKNDTCSAPAATWSFTTMQNPLLVQDTITVYPQSLDYWTGTTDGVTKTQVSIVDGNNTLDGWMKFDISGIPLGSTVTGVTFKGYVNATNWPYWSLTPMALDPVAGTAANIYAAIQAGELQGTAYLFSNEASTYTTGPKTYPLVDGNILGDLTAAVANGWFAMGMSSRDNSATFFITFDGWAQANPPSLFINYEYVTPVELTSFAATTDNKNVNLNWSTATELNNSGFQVERSSGSEYQVVGFVAGHGTTTEVQNYSYSDKNVDAGTYTYRLKQVDFDGTFEYSNAIEVEVLGVKEFALGQNYPNPFNPSTKINFSLAVDSKVSLKIFDVLGQEVATLINGQLAAGSQEVSFNASSLNSGVYFYRIDASGIDGQKFSSVKKMILTK; encoded by the coding sequence ATGTCAAAATCGTTCCGGTTACTTAATCTTTCTTTTTTAAGTTTGGTAATGCTGATATTTTCATCTCAGTCATATACCCAGGATGTAACAAATAATCAATTTGGTCCTGCTCCTCATAATAAAATTAGTGATTTAGGTGGTCAAAATGTTACAATTCCTATAGAGGCTAATACTGGATATGGAAATGATGCTATTGCTGGACCATTTGTTTCCGTTCCAGTTCCTTCAGGTACGCCTGTAAGTACAGTGGGTGGAAATTTTTCGGCAGCATTTTTAGCCGGTGCTGATTTTGATGCGAATGGAGTTTATTATGCATGTACCTATGGTGGTGCATTAGGTGCAAGTACGCTAATAACTGTCGATCTTTCAACTGGTGCGCCAACACTTGTTGGTACTATTACTGGTATCACTCAATATCCAACTTCATTAGCTTTCAACAAAGCTAATAGTACTTGGTATTATGGTGAAACTGATGGAGTAACATCTAAATTATTTACAATTGATATTACCACTGGTGCAGCAACTTTAGTCGGAACTATTACAGGTGTTGCCGGATTGATTGGAATGGCTATTGATTGTGATGGAAATGCTTATGGTGTTGACATTTCTACAGATCAATTATATTCGATTAATCTTTCTACAGCAGTCCCAACAGCAATTGGTTCTTTAGGTTTTGATGCAAGTTATGCTCAAGATTGTGATTTTGATGCAGCAACAGGAACTCTTTATTTAGCTGCTTACAATGTCACTTCAAGTGCGGGTGAATTAAGAACTGCTAATCTAACTACGGGTGCTACTACTTTAGTTACAAGTTGGGGCGCCGTAGAAATCGCTGGTTTTGCGATAGATAATACTTGCGGTTTACCTTGCCCTGTAGGTCAATCAAGTAATCCAAGTCCTGCAAGTGGTACAACTGGTGTTGATGTTAATGCACCAGGAAATGCAACCTGGACAAATGGTGCTAATACAACACAAGTAGAAGTATTTTTTGGACCAGTTGGGAACGTAGTTTCTGTTTATAGCGGAACACCAATTACTTCATTGGCAATTCCAAGTCCATTACTATATGCAACCACATATCAATGGAGAGTTGTTTGTAAAAATGATACTTGTAGTGCTCCAGCAGCAACATGGTCATTCACCACAATGCAAAACCCACTGTTAGTACAAGATACAATAACAGTATATCCACAAAGTTTAGATTACTGGACAGGAACCACAGATGGTGTTACAAAAACACAAGTAAGTATAGTTGATGGTAATAACACACTAGATGGCTGGATGAAATTTGATATAAGTGGAATTCCATTAGGTTCAACAGTTACGGGAGTAACCTTCAAAGGATACGTAAATGCAACAAACTGGCCATATTGGTCATTAACACCAATGGCATTGGATCCAGTTGCCGGTACTGCCGCAAATATTTATGCAGCAATCCAGGCTGGTGAATTACAAGGTACAGCGTATTTATTTTCAAATGAAGCAAGTACATATACCACAGGTCCAAAAACCTATCCATTGGTAGATGGTAATATACTTGGAGATTTGACAGCAGCAGTAGCAAACGGTTGGTTTGCAATGGGAATGTCATCAAGAGATAACAGTGCAACATTCTTTATAACATTTGATGGATGGGCTCAAGCAAATCCACCTTCACTTTTTATAAATTACGAGTATGTTACACCAGTTGAATTAACATCATTTGCAGCAACCACAGATAACAAGAATGTAAATTTAAATTGGTCAACAGCAACTGAATTGAACAACAGCGGCTTCCAGGTAGAAAGAAGCAGTGGAAGTGAATACCAGGTTGTAGGATTTGTGGCAGGCCACGGAACAACAACAGAAGTTCAAAACTATTCATACAGTGATAAAAATGTTGATGCAGGCACTTATACATACAGACTAAAACAAGTAGATTTTGATGGAACATTTGAATATTCAAATGCCATAGAAGTTGAAGTATTAGGCGTAAAAGAATTTGCATTAGGTCAAAACTATCCAAATCCATTCAATCCAAGTACAAAAATAAACTTTAGTTTAGCAGTAGACAGCAAAGTAAGCTTAAAGATATTTGATGTATTAGGACAGGAAGTAGCAACATTGATAAATGGACAATTAGCAGCAGGAAGCCAGGAAGTTTCCTTTAATGCAAGTTCATTAAATAGTGGTGTATATTTCTACAGAATAGATGCAAGTGGAATAGACGGACAGAAGTTCAGTTCAGTAAAGAAGATGATTTTAACAAAATAA
- the purE gene encoding 5-(carboxyamino)imidazole ribonucleotide mutase has translation MSKTIQVGIIMGSDSDLPIMKEASGILNEFGITNEMKIISAHRSPHLLVEYASKAHERGMKVFIAGAGAAAHLPGVTAAFTPLPVIGVPIKSKSLEGLDSLLSIVQMPSGVPVATVAINGSKNAGILAAQILGTGNADIQKKIIDFKKKLSEESIKKNEKIDINK, from the coding sequence ATGTCAAAAACGATTCAAGTAGGTATAATTATGGGCAGTGACTCTGATCTTCCGATTATGAAAGAAGCATCAGGTATTTTAAACGAATTTGGAATTACAAATGAGATGAAAATTATTTCAGCTCATCGCAGTCCGCACCTGCTTGTTGAATACGCAAGCAAGGCTCATGAAAGGGGAATGAAAGTATTTATTGCAGGCGCTGGTGCTGCAGCTCATTTACCCGGTGTTACAGCAGCGTTTACTCCATTACCTGTTATTGGTGTTCCAATAAAATCAAAATCCTTAGAAGGATTAGATTCACTTCTTTCAATAGTACAAATGCCATCTGGTGTTCCTGTTGCAACCGTGGCAATAAACGGATCTAAAAACGCCGGTATTCTTGCGGCTCAAATACTCGGAACCGGAAATGCGGATATCCAAAAAAAGATTATAGATTTCAAAAAGAAATTGTCTGAAGAATCAATAAAAAAGAATGAAAAAATAGATATAAATAAATGA
- a CDS encoding DNA internalization-related competence protein ComEC/Rec2, producing MKNYPFIKTTIAFIIGILASNIFQFNIKYIAIILFLSISLIIIIISKNFHFRYSKIISSTFLFLLIFSFGFFIANQNQTKIISPLSEYQKEKNSQLYAQVIDVELKRSFEIVFTVKTDSILIDNKIIVTDDKLICKFRGDDEQRKYIYDKINSGNNICLTGTYQKGRERRNPGEFDYDKYLKQNGITGLFISYDADSISILNSEKDIFNSTVHSVRKTIDKIIHDLQDQQTGGLLRGLILADRSEIDYETKNEFINSGTVHILAVSGLHVGYVLVIFIFIFGRFGIYLRSTLTILGLLGFMFLTGAPPSVFRATLMAIVIIIAFLSNRTTNIINSISIAAFIILLINPNEIYNPGFQLSFSAVLAIGILYPYFQRNIYKLHLKQKWIEYILLFFGVSLCAQIGTLPFTLAYFSKLSVIALLANLIVIPAVGVIIGIAFITIFIGLFSYSIAIFFAATNDLISGLMIDFIRFTGRLDFSFLWIRNYSLYDSIIFYTGLALILFVIQKSNKRLLKIALPILIILSMIIITTFDNKELLTKNKLSVFMIDVGQGDTFLIKFPNGKTALIDAGEANPFIDNGERVIIPLLDYLGINKIDYGFISHLDLDHYGGFVSLIYQTKINKIFRPLPDSSEKSVRFEKFLMEKKVKADIYDRKSFYVGNTKIYFLNDPESFSYKSFSSNDKSGVLKIVFGKTSFLFVGDCEHPAEYFLASNFREMLDSDVLKVGHHGSSTGSSIAFLNLVSPKISLVSAGIKNKFKHPSEEVINSLENINSKIYRTDQMGAILLQSDGQNIKQVNWK from the coding sequence TTGAAGAATTATCCATTTATAAAAACTACAATTGCATTTATAATTGGAATTTTAGCATCAAACATATTCCAATTTAATATAAAGTATATCGCGATTATACTTTTCCTCTCCATATCACTTATAATAATTATTATTTCTAAAAACTTTCATTTTAGATATAGTAAAATTATTTCTTCAACCTTTTTGTTTTTACTGATTTTCAGTTTTGGTTTTTTCATTGCCAATCAGAATCAAACAAAAATTATTTCTCCACTTAGTGAATATCAAAAAGAAAAGAACTCTCAATTATATGCACAAGTTATAGATGTTGAACTTAAAAGATCGTTTGAAATAGTTTTTACGGTTAAGACTGATTCTATATTGATAGATAACAAAATTATTGTAACTGATGATAAATTGATTTGTAAATTCAGAGGCGATGATGAACAAAGAAAATATATTTATGATAAAATAAACTCTGGAAATAATATCTGCTTAACTGGCACTTATCAAAAGGGAAGAGAGAGAAGAAACCCTGGGGAATTTGATTATGATAAATATCTCAAGCAAAATGGTATAACCGGATTATTTATTTCATACGATGCAGATAGCATTTCTATCCTTAACTCTGAGAAGGATATTTTTAATTCAACAGTCCATTCTGTAAGAAAGACAATTGATAAAATAATTCACGATCTTCAAGATCAGCAAACTGGGGGATTGTTACGCGGATTAATTCTTGCTGACAGAAGTGAGATAGACTACGAAACTAAAAATGAGTTTATAAATTCAGGCACTGTACACATACTTGCAGTATCAGGGTTGCACGTAGGGTACGTGCTCGTGATATTTATTTTCATCTTCGGACGGTTTGGAATTTATCTTCGATCAACGCTAACCATACTTGGATTATTGGGATTTATGTTTTTAACAGGTGCTCCCCCATCTGTTTTTAGGGCAACATTAATGGCCATTGTAATTATTATTGCTTTCCTTTCGAACAGAACTACAAATATTATTAATTCAATTTCAATTGCAGCATTTATAATACTTTTAATTAATCCTAATGAGATTTATAATCCAGGGTTTCAGTTATCATTTTCAGCGGTACTTGCTATTGGAATATTGTACCCTTACTTTCAAAGAAATATTTACAAACTGCATCTAAAACAAAAATGGATTGAGTATATTTTATTATTCTTTGGAGTTTCTTTATGTGCGCAGATCGGTACATTGCCATTTACTCTTGCATATTTTAGTAAACTTTCTGTTATAGCTTTATTGGCAAACTTAATTGTTATTCCTGCTGTTGGGGTGATAATCGGAATTGCATTTATAACCATATTTATAGGATTATTTTCTTATAGCATTGCAATATTTTTTGCAGCGACAAACGATTTAATTTCAGGATTGATGATCGATTTTATCAGATTCACAGGTCGGTTAGATTTTTCTTTTTTGTGGATAAGAAATTATTCATTATATGATTCAATTATATTTTATACCGGATTAGCTTTAATTTTATTTGTGATTCAAAAATCAAATAAGCGGTTATTAAAAATTGCTTTACCAATCCTCATAATTCTTTCGATGATTATTATCACCACTTTTGATAATAAAGAACTTCTGACAAAAAATAAATTAAGTGTATTCATGATAGATGTTGGGCAGGGTGATACTTTTTTAATTAAATTTCCTAATGGCAAAACAGCCCTAATAGATGCTGGTGAAGCAAATCCATTTATAGATAATGGTGAAAGGGTAATTATACCATTATTAGATTACCTTGGAATTAATAAAATTGATTATGGATTTATTTCTCATCTCGATCTAGATCATTATGGCGGATTTGTTTCATTAATTTATCAAACCAAGATAAATAAAATATTTAGACCATTACCAGATTCATCAGAAAAATCAGTAAGATTCGAAAAGTTTCTGATGGAAAAGAAAGTAAAAGCAGATATCTATGATAGAAAATCTTTTTATGTAGGGAACACAAAAATATATTTTTTAAATGATCCTGAGAGTTTCTCATATAAAAGCTTCTCAAGTAATGATAAAAGCGGTGTTTTGAAAATTGTATTCGGTAAAACATCATTTTTATTCGTTGGTGATTGCGAACATCCCGCAGAGTATTTTCTTGCTTCCAATTTTAGGGAAATGCTGGATTCGGATGTATTAAAGGTTGGGCATCATGGAAGTTCAACGGGATCATCAATAGCATTTTTGAATTTGGTTTCACCAAAAATATCTTTGGTTAGTGCAGGAATAAAAAATAAATTTAAACATCCCTCGGAAGAAGTTATTAATTCTTTGGAAAATATAAATTCCAAGATTTACAGAACGGATCAGATGGGTGCTATATTATTGCAATCGGATGGACAAAATATTAAACAAGTAAACTGGAAATAA
- a CDS encoding alkaline phosphatase family protein: MIFIDGVGIGKNDLEYNPFFKYGFESFEKILGEIPHLENPKLSSNGIYCFPVDATLGVEGLPQSGTGQVSIFCGMNAPKFVGKHFGPFPYSTTIPIIEKENIFKAYKELDMSPYFANAYPKVFFDYLKSGKTRLSVTSLSCRLTGIKLNSIKEIRRKTALTAEITNERWNRKLKYQLKVISPEIAAARLLKTALKYDFTLFEFFLTDHLGHGRIPDEFATIYKNLDRFLLKILSEINQSQITLVICSDHGNFEDLSVKTHTLNPALTITAGIHAKELAEEIIDLSDIKPSILKYCT; this comes from the coding sequence ATGATATTTATTGATGGGGTTGGAATTGGAAAGAATGATTTAGAATATAATCCATTTTTTAAATATGGATTTGAATCATTTGAAAAAATACTTGGTGAAATACCGCATTTAGAAAATCCAAAATTAAGTAGTAATGGCATTTATTGTTTTCCTGTGGATGCAACTTTGGGTGTAGAAGGTTTACCGCAGAGCGGAACAGGTCAAGTATCAATATTTTGCGGAATGAATGCTCCAAAATTTGTTGGCAAACATTTTGGACCATTTCCGTATTCAACTACAATTCCGATTATTGAAAAAGAAAATATATTTAAAGCATATAAAGAATTAGACATGTCTCCTTATTTTGCTAATGCTTACCCTAAAGTATTTTTTGATTATTTAAAATCTGGAAAAACAAGATTAAGTGTAACATCATTAAGCTGCCGTTTAACAGGCATTAAGTTAAATTCGATAAAAGAGATCAGAAGAAAGACTGCGCTTACCGCTGAGATTACAAATGAACGATGGAATCGTAAATTAAAATATCAACTTAAGGTAATTAGTCCTGAAATAGCGGCAGCAAGATTATTAAAAACTGCGTTGAAATATGATTTTACTTTATTTGAATTTTTCTTAACAGATCATTTAGGACATGGAAGAATTCCCGATGAGTTTGCAACGATCTACAAAAATTTAGATAGATTTTTGTTAAAAATATTGTCAGAAATAAATCAAAGTCAGATAACCTTAGTTATTTGTTCAGATCACGGAAATTTTGAAGATCTATCGGTAAAAACACATACATTGAACCCAGCCTTGACAATTACTGCCGGCATTCATGCCAAAGAATTAGCTGAAGAAATCATAGATCTATCTGATATTAAACCATCAATTTTAAAATATTGTACTTGA
- a CDS encoding D-tyrosyl-tRNA(Tyr) deacylase has translation MRALVQRVSEGGVYITNENYKAEIGKGIVILLGIKSDDTENDLLFVADKCSKLRIFEDENDKMNLSLKDVNGEVLIISQFTLYGDAQKGNRPSFTDAARPEIAIPIYEKFVERMKSNLGEGKIKTGIFGAMMQVKIINDGPVTILVESKNWNTN, from the coding sequence ATGAGAGCCCTTGTTCAAAGAGTTTCCGAAGGCGGAGTTTACATTACAAATGAAAATTATAAAGCTGAAATTGGAAAGGGAATTGTAATTCTACTTGGAATTAAATCTGATGATACTGAAAACGATTTGTTATTTGTAGCAGATAAATGTTCAAAGCTAAGAATATTTGAGGATGAAAATGATAAAATGAATTTATCTTTAAAAGATGTTAATGGTGAGGTATTAATTATTTCTCAATTTACCTTATACGGTGATGCACAAAAAGGAAATAGACCGAGTTTTACAGATGCGGCTCGTCCAGAAATAGCTATTCCAATTTATGAAAAGTTTGTTGAGCGCATGAAAAGTAATCTGGGTGAAGGTAAAATTAAAACTGGAATCTTTGGTGCGATGATGCAAGTGAAAATTATTAATGATGGTCCGGTTACAATTTTAGTTGAATCAAAAAATTGGAATACAAATTGA
- the prmC gene encoding peptide chain release factor N(5)-glutamine methyltransferase — MITVLEVIKLSTDYLQKKGVESPRANAEILLAEILKCKRLELYLAFDKPLTENEVQLYRETIRKRGLRIPLQYIVGNVEFYGLKLIVNENVLIPRTETELLVEQIINESDKNIVLKILDIGVGSGNISIAIAKNLPISKIFAIDINEGVLNTAKQNAALNILENQIEFKLFDIFKDNVNELGKFDLIVSNPPYISNSDFDELEPELKDYEPKIALTDHSDGVSFYSKIISSSKTLLNANGKLYFEMGKDQYRKISEMMNYEGFTNIKITKDYCGIERIICGELK; from the coding sequence ATGATTACAGTTTTAGAAGTGATAAAACTATCTACAGATTATCTTCAAAAAAAAGGTGTAGAATCTCCTAGAGCAAATGCTGAAATTCTGTTAGCTGAGATTCTTAAATGCAAAAGATTAGAACTTTACCTTGCCTTTGATAAGCCACTTACCGAAAATGAAGTTCAACTGTATAGAGAAACGATCCGTAAAAGGGGATTGAGGATTCCGCTTCAGTACATTGTTGGTAATGTTGAATTCTATGGTTTGAAATTAATTGTAAATGAAAATGTTCTGATTCCACGAACAGAAACTGAATTACTTGTTGAGCAGATTATAAATGAATCAGATAAAAATATAGTACTAAAAATTCTTGATATTGGCGTTGGCAGTGGAAATATTTCAATAGCAATTGCAAAGAATTTACCCATCTCAAAAATTTTTGCAATCGATATAAATGAGGGCGTATTAAATACAGCAAAACAAAATGCAGCATTAAATATTTTAGAAAATCAGATTGAGTTCAAATTGTTTGATATATTTAAAGACAATGTAAATGAACTTGGAAAATTTGATTTGATTGTTTCTAATCCACCTTATATTTCTAATAGTGATTTTGATGAACTCGAGCCAGAGTTAAAAGATTATGAGCCAAAGATTGCTTTAACTGATCATTCTGATGGGGTTTCTTTTTACAGTAAAATAATTTCTTCGTCTAAAACACTTTTAAATGCTAATGGTAAATTATATTTTGAAATGGGAAAAGATCAATACCGCAAAATTTCTGAAATGATGAACTACGAAGGATTTACAAATATTAAAATCACAAAAGATTATTGCGGAATAGAAAGAATAATTTGTGGAGAACTTAAATGA
- a CDS encoding bifunctional phosphoglucose/phosphomannose isomerase — MKIIDYVKKYDPQNQFDVLINTYKQIEFAWSNNFKIDGITSSEISNIIISGLGGSAISADLIKNFLSDEITLPIAVNRNYNLPKFANKNTLFIASSYSGNTEETISALTQAIEVGCKIVCITTGGEVETIAKSKNISCVKVQTGFQPRYSLGLSFFSLLKVFQELKLISDQTSIVEKIIKIWKQKGIEYSQDENFAHNFAESFVGFIPVIYSVVDSTSAVGYRFKCQFNENSKLHAFHNEIPEMNHNEIIGWESYQEKMFHSKIINIIDETYHPQIQKRFEILKDLFSKSGVETLSLKSSEKLFKVRLLDLIYLCDWITYYTGVLRGFDPSEIDNIYELKDRLK, encoded by the coding sequence ATGAAAATTATAGATTACGTTAAAAAGTACGATCCGCAAAATCAATTTGATGTTTTAATAAATACATATAAACAAATTGAGTTTGCTTGGAGCAATAATTTTAAAATTGATGGAATCACATCGAGTGAAATATCAAACATAATTATTAGTGGTCTTGGCGGCTCAGCAATTAGTGCTGATCTTATTAAAAACTTTTTAAGCGATGAAATCACTCTTCCTATTGCGGTTAACAGAAACTACAATTTGCCAAAGTTTGCAAATAAGAATACATTGTTCATTGCATCTTCATATTCCGGCAATACTGAAGAAACAATTTCAGCATTAACACAAGCAATTGAAGTAGGTTGCAAAATTGTTTGTATCACAACGGGCGGCGAAGTTGAAACAATTGCAAAAAGTAAAAATATTTCTTGCGTTAAAGTTCAAACTGGATTTCAGCCACGTTATTCACTTGGTTTAAGTTTTTTTTCGTTGTTAAAAGTTTTTCAAGAATTAAAACTTATTTCTGATCAAACATCTATTGTAGAAAAAATAATTAAGATTTGGAAACAAAAAGGAATTGAGTATTCGCAAGATGAAAACTTTGCGCATAATTTTGCAGAATCTTTTGTGGGATTTATTCCTGTTATTTATTCCGTTGTTGACTCCACTAGCGCAGTTGGCTATAGATTTAAATGTCAGTTTAACGAAAATTCAAAACTTCATGCATTCCACAATGAAATACCCGAGATGAATCACAATGAAATAATTGGCTGGGAATCATACCAGGAAAAAATGTTTCATTCAAAAATCATAAACATTATTGATGAAACTTATCATCCACAAATACAAAAGAGATTTGAAATATTAAAAGATCTATTTTCAAAGAGCGGAGTTGAAACGCTTAGTTTAAAAAGCAGTGAAAAATTATTTAAAGTTCGTTTACTTGATTTAATTTATTTATGTGATTGGATTACTTATTATACAGGAGTTTTAAGAGGTTTTGATCCTAGTGAGATAGATAATATTTATGAACTTAAAGATAGATTAAAATAG